DNA sequence from the Methylomonas albis genome:
TATGGGTCTGGGCAACGATCAAGGGTGCCGATAAAAAATGCGGCACGATGAAATTGATACGGCGCTCCAGGCCCAGCTCGGTCAATTTCTCGTCTATCACCCCCAATTTATCGCCGGTTCTGGAGATCAGCATGTGCGTCGCCGCCAAATAGTCCTCCAGCGACGGCGCGGCTTGGATGCTGGGATGATCCTGCCTAACCACGCAAGCCATGCGATCCATGAATAAATGTTCACAGTGCAAATGCGCGGGCGGATTTAACACCGAGGTAAAGCCCAACACCACATCCAGACTGCCGTTTTCCAGCTGCGCCAAGGGAAAAGCAGATTCCGTGCGTTTGACATGAATATCCACGCCCGGCGCGGATTGCTCAATCAATTGCGACAACTCGGGTAAGATCAAAAACTCCATGTAATCGGTGGCGGCGATGGTGAAACGGCGTTGACTGGAGGCCGGATCGAAGGCTTGGGGTGTTTCGAGTAGCCGTTCCATCTCCTGTAACAGACTGCGTACCGGTTCCACCAAGGCCAGCGCCAGCGCGGTCGGCTGCATGCCGGCCGGCGATTTAACCAAGACCGGATCGTTCAATTGCTGCCGCAAGCGATGCAAGGTATGGCTCATCGCCGACTGGGTGACGAACATGCATTCCGCCGCGCGGGTGACATTGCGCTCCCGCATCAATATATCGAAAGCCAGCAACAGGTTTAAGTCGAAAGTGCGCAGATTGGCCATGTGGATACCCTCAAATAAACTGGCTGCATACTAAACAAAATCGCGTCTGGCCGGTATGAACAGTCTTGATGGTAGCGGATGAAATTTCACCATTTCACAGCCAAGCCGTTTCTCCCTACCTTATACCGCGAGCGCGTCGTCCAAGCCTACAAAGTTTAACTCCCCCAAGGGTAGATTTTCGGTTGGTGGCTCGCCCAAAACTCAATGGCAACAGCCGTTCACTAAAACGCATTGCGGGGGATTCTTACCATGTCTGCACAAATTCCAATTTCAACATTCAAACCTTATCAGGGCGAAAAAGCCCGCTTGGCCAGGGCTTACGATTATCTGATCCTGGTGCTGGCTTTATTTTTATTTATCGGCTCGTTCCATCTGCATTTTGCCCTGACCGTCGGCGACTGGGATTTCTGGGTGGATTGGAAAGATCGGCAATGGTGGCCATTGGTCACACCGCTGATCGGCATCACTTTTCCAGCGGCTGTTCAAGCAGTGTTATGGGATAAGTTCCGGCTGCCGTTGGGTGCTACGCTGTGCGTCGCGGCCTTATTGCTCGGCACCTGGGTTACCCGCGTGTTTGCCTACCACTATTGGAACTTCTTCCCCATTAACATGGTGTTGCCAGCGACCATGGTGCCGGGTGCATTGGTATTGGATACCTTGCTGATGCTCACCAACAGCCTGACCATCACCTCGATTTTCGGCGGCGGCGCGTTTGCCTTGTTGTTCTACCCCACCAACTGGCCGATTTTCGGCATGTTCCACCAAGCGGTCGATTACCACAACAGCCAGCTGTCGGTGGCCGACGTGTTCGGGTTCCAATACATCCGCACCGGCATGCCGGAATACCTGCGCATCATCGAACGCGGCACCTTGCGCACCTATGGCCAGTACGCGACGCCATTGTCGGCATTTTGTTCAGCGTTGTTGTGTTCGTTGATGTATCCGCTCTGGTGGAAAATCGGCAAATTGTTCGCTGATACCCGTTATCTGAAAAAAATCTAAGGAGTACAGCCATGACATTATTTTTTAAACCTTGGCTGTTGGCCGTGCTTTGCATCAACGTATTGTCGATATTTGCCGTACCCACCGCGCAGGCCCATGGCGAAAAAGCCCTGGAGCCGTTCATCAGGATGCGCACCATACAATGGTATGACGTGCAATGGTCCACGCAAAAATTCAACGTCAACGATGAGGTCAGCGTCAGCGGCAAGTTTCATGTCGCCGAAGACTGGCCGATCAGCGTCCCCAAACCGGAAGCCAGCTTCTTGAACATCTCCACGCCAGGACCGGTGCTGATCCGTACCGAGCGCTACCTGAACGGTAAGCCTTGGACCAATTCGGTATCGCTGGAGCCGGGCGGCGACTACGAGTTCAAGGTGGTCATGAAAGGCCGTTTGCCGGGCCATTATCACATCCATCCGTTTTTTAATTTAAAGGACGCCGGTCAGGTAATGGGACCTGGGGTGTGGCTGGACATTGGCGGCGATCCCGCCGACTTTAGCAATACCATTCAAACCATCAACGGGGAAATGATCGACATGGAAAGCTTCGGCTTTGCCAATGGCGTGTTCTGGCATCTGTTCTGGGGCGCATTGGCGGCCGCCTGGCTGTTGTGGTGGGTGCGCCGTCCCTTGTTCATCAGCCGCTACCGTATGCTGGATGCCGGTTTGGAACATGATTTGATCACAGATCAGGACAAAACCATCGCCAAGGCGGTGTTAGTGGGCGTGCCGGTATTGGTATTGGCGCTGAATGCTGTCACCGCCAACCAGTACCCGGATGCCATCCCATTACAAGCGGGCTTGGATCGGATTTTGCCTCTGCCGGCTCAAGTCAATGCCGGACTGGTCAATGTCGACACCTTAAAAGCGGAATACAACGTGGCTCAACGTGCCATGGTGATGCAGTTTAGTATCGACAATCGCAGCCAAGGCGCGGTCAGGATCGGTCAATTTTCCAGTTCCAACGTGCATTTCCTGAATGCTGACTTAGCGAGTGTCAACAGCAAGCCTGGCAAAGATGACGTCAGTAATAACGGTCTGAGCCTGAGTGACAACACACCTATCGCCCCCGGCGAACAACGCACCGTCACCGTAGAAGTGCGCGATGCGGCCTGGGAATCGGAAAAGTTGGATGGGCTGATCAAAGATGCGGACAGCCGGCTGGGTGGCCTGCTGTTTCTTTACGACGATGTGATGGGAAAACGCTATATCTCCAGCATTTCCGCCGCCGTCATTCCCAAATTCAATTAATTCAGGAGCACACATCATGGCTACCACGACAGAACACGTTAGCTTGAGCAGCGAAAACCCCAAATCATTGCCTTGGTATTTGCTTGACTTACCCAAATATTTAAAGGGCTTTGGCTTTTTAACCGTTATGTATATCAGTTTACGCCTGTATCAGGGCGCTTTTGCCATAGCGCACGGTCTGGATTCCTCGGAACCGGCCTTCGAACAATACTGGATGCGGCTGTTTTATATCGAACTGGCGGTGATTGCCGCCGTCGCCAGCGGCTTTTGGGGTTACTTATGGACCACGCGCGACCGCAATCTGGATCAACTGGCACCCAAGGAAGAAATCCGGCGCTATTTCACCTTGACCATGTGGATCAGCATTTACACTTTCGCGGTGTACTGGGCGGGCAGTTATTTTGCCGAGCAGGACAATTCCTGGCACCAGGTGGCGATTCGCGATACACCGTTTACGGCCAATCACATCATCGAGTTTTATTTCAACTTCCCGCTCTACGTGATCCTGGGCGGCTGCGCCTGGCTGTACGCCAGAACCCGCTTGCCCTTGTATGCCAAAGGCATTTCCTTACCGTTAACCTTGGCGGTGTTCGGCCCCTTCAT
Encoded proteins:
- the amoB gene encoding bacterial ammonia monooxygenase, subunit AmoB yields the protein MTLFFKPWLLAVLCINVLSIFAVPTAQAHGEKALEPFIRMRTIQWYDVQWSTQKFNVNDEVSVSGKFHVAEDWPISVPKPEASFLNISTPGPVLIRTERYLNGKPWTNSVSLEPGGDYEFKVVMKGRLPGHYHIHPFFNLKDAGQVMGPGVWLDIGGDPADFSNTIQTINGEMIDMESFGFANGVFWHLFWGALAAAWLLWWVRRPLFISRYRMLDAGLEHDLITDQDKTIAKAVLVGVPVLVLALNAVTANQYPDAIPLQAGLDRILPLPAQVNAGLVNVDTLKAEYNVAQRAMVMQFSIDNRSQGAVRIGQFSSSNVHFLNADLASVNSKPGKDDVSNNGLSLSDNTPIAPGEQRTVTVEVRDAAWESEKLDGLIKDADSRLGGLLFLYDDVMGKRYISSISAAVIPKFN
- a CDS encoding LysR family transcriptional regulator, translated to MANLRTFDLNLLLAFDILMRERNVTRAAECMFVTQSAMSHTLHRLRQQLNDPVLVKSPAGMQPTALALALVEPVRSLLQEMERLLETPQAFDPASSQRRFTIAATDYMEFLILPELSQLIEQSAPGVDIHVKRTESAFPLAQLENGSLDVVLGFTSVLNPPAHLHCEHLFMDRMACVVRQDHPSIQAAPSLEDYLAATHMLISRTGDKLGVIDEKLTELGLERRINFIVPHFLSAPLIVAQTHMILSLPYRLAIAFQKLVPLQVLPVPVSLPDYDLAMIWHPLWEKDPAHGWLREQISSIGRTISASQINL
- the amoA gene encoding bacterial ammonia monooxygenase, subunit AmoA yields the protein MSAQIPISTFKPYQGEKARLARAYDYLILVLALFLFIGSFHLHFALTVGDWDFWVDWKDRQWWPLVTPLIGITFPAAVQAVLWDKFRLPLGATLCVAALLLGTWVTRVFAYHYWNFFPINMVLPATMVPGALVLDTLLMLTNSLTITSIFGGGAFALLFYPTNWPIFGMFHQAVDYHNSQLSVADVFGFQYIRTGMPEYLRIIERGTLRTYGQYATPLSAFCSALLCSLMYPLWWKIGKLFADTRYLKKI
- the amoC gene encoding bacterial ammonia monooxygenase, subunit AmoC; protein product: MATTTEHVSLSSENPKSLPWYLLDLPKYLKGFGFLTVMYISLRLYQGAFAIAHGLDSSEPAFEQYWMRLFYIELAVIAAVASGFWGYLWTTRDRNLDQLAPKEEIRRYFTLTMWISIYTFAVYWAGSYFAEQDNSWHQVAIRDTPFTANHIIEFYFNFPLYVILGGCAWLYARTRLPLYAKGISLPLTLAVFGPFMILVSVGFNEWGHTFWFREEFFAAPIHWGFVIGVWFALGVGGILLQGVTRLIELMDKIEDAE